The nucleotide window GGGTGGGGCGTGTTGGTGAGCGGACGGGGGGAAGTCGTTCGGGGTGGCCGTGAGCGGTAGTGCGGGACGGCCGCCGCGGGTGCCGGTGGGCGCGGAGGCCCGGCGGTGGGGCACGTTCCGGGGCGGTCGGACGCTGGTGGTGGCCGCACGTACGGTGACCTCTACGGTACGGGTGCTGGAGACGCTGCCGGAGTTGCTGCGCGGGGACGCCCGGGTCACCGTGCTGTTCGCGTACGACCCCACCTCCGCGTTCAGCTCCGGGGTGCTCGATCTGCTGCGGGACGCGGGGTGCCGGGTGGTGCCGTGGGAGCAGCTCGGTGAGGTGGCGCCCGATCTGATCCTGTCGGCCAGCGAGAACATCGACGTACCCGAGGACCGCTGCCCGGTCCTCGTCCTGCCGCACGGGGTGGGCTTCCAGAAGCGCGTCCCCGACTCGCGCGCGCCGCGCACCCGGCTGTCCGGGATGGTGCCGGACGCGCTGCTGGAGGCGGGGCGGGCGTGGCTGGCCGTCTCCCATCCGGACCAGGAGGAGCAGCTGCTGGCCACGCATCCCAAGGTGTCCGGGCGCACCCTGCTGGTCGGCGATCCGTGTTTCGACCAGCTCGCCGCCGCGCTGCCGGACGCCGAGGCGTACCGGCGGGCGCTGGGCGTTGCCGACGGCCTCCGGCTGGTGGTGGTCAGCTCGACCTGGGGTCCGACGTCGTTGCTGGGCCGGCTGCCGGAGTTGCCGGGGCGGCTGCTGGCGGCGTTGCCGTACGACGAGTACCGGGTGGCGGCGGTCGTCCACCCCAACGTGTGGGCGTGGCATGGGGGTTGGCAGGTGCGGGCGCTCCAGGGGGACGCGCTCGCGGCCGGGCTGCTGCTGATGTCGCCGGTGCACGCGTGGCGGGCGGCGCTGGTGGCGGCGGACGTGGTGGTGGGCGACCACGGTTCGGTCACGCTGTACGGGGCGGCGCTGGGCAAGCCGGTGCTGCTGGCGGCGTTCGGCGAGGACGCGGTGGCGGGCACCGCGGCCGACGCGTTGCGGCGGACGGCCCCCGCCCTGGATCCCGGTGGCGACCTGTTCCGGCAGGTCGAGGAGGCCGTCGCGGACCACCCGCCGGAACGTTACGCCGCCGTCGCGGCGCGCGCGTCGGCCGTGCCGGGCCAGGCCCTGGTCCGGTTGCGCGCCGCGGTGTACGAGCTGCTGGGGCTGGACGAGCCGGCGGTGCCGCCGCCGTCACCGGGGCTGCCCGTGCCGGAGTCCGCGCCGGCCGTCGTCACGTCGTGGATCACCGAGTCGACCGCGCGGCGCCGGGACGGGCAGTGGACGGTCACCGTACGCCGGCGTCCCGCGGCCGTACGGCCCGGCGGTGAGGACCGCGACGACGCGGAAGGGCCCTTCCGCCATCTGGTGTGCGACACGGCGGAGCCGGACCGGCGGCTCACCGAGAGCGCGTCGGTGCTCTTCCACCGCCGCCCGGAGCGCACCGCGGTCGCCGCGCTCGGCCGGATCCGGGAGACCCTGGAGCGTTTCCCCGGCTGCCGGCTGGCCGTGGCGGCGGTGGCCGGCGGTGGCTGCCTGGCCGGGCTGCGGGACGGCCGGGTCGTGGAGGCCGTCCCCACCGGCCCGGCCGCCGACCCCGGGCTGCCGGCCGCGGTGGTCTACACCGCGCTGCGGGCCGGGATCCCGCTGGACGACGCGCTGGTCGGGCTGCGGGTGGGCGGGGCGCGGGAGGTGGACGTGGCGTTGCGGACGCGCCCGGCGGCCGGTCAGTCGCCGGGGTAGTCGTCGCCGGTCAGCCGGTCGAGCCGGGCGCGCAGGGCGGGGGCCTGGGGGCTGCCGCCCTCGTGGAGGATCTCGTGGGCGCGGCGGAGCGCGGCGAGCAGGGTCCGCCGGTCGCCGCCGGTGCGTTCGAGGAGGTCGGCCAGGGCGGTGAGGGCCTGCGCCTCGTAGTGGGTGGCGCGCTGTTCGCGCAGGGTGCGGGCGGCCTCGTCGAGGGCGCGGACGGCTTCGGCGGTCTCGCCGAGGTGGTCGTGGGCGGTCCCGATGGCGGCGGTGACCCGGGCCGCCATCCGCAGGTCGTCGCGGGCCAGGAGGCCGTCGCGGGCGGCGCGCAGGGTCTCCAGGGCGGTACGCGGGTCGCCGCCGGCGTCCTGCGCGCAGCCCAGGAAGTAACGGGCGATGGCGGCGCCGCGGGCCTGGCCGGCGCGGAGGTTGAGCTCCAGCGATTCCCGGTACGCGTCGACGGCCTTCGCGGGGTCGAAGCGGTCCCAGTAGCGTCCGGTGAACTCCCGTACCGAGGCGGCCAGTTCGGTGTTCCCGGCAGCGTCGGCGCAGGCGGTGGCGGTGCGGAGTTCGGCGCGGGCCCGGTCGTACTCGGCGAGGTCCATCAGCGGGCGGGAGAGCATGCTGCGCAGCCGGGCCTCGGCGGCCGGGGCGACGTCCTCGGCGGCGGCCCGGGCGCCCAGTTCGAGCGATTCGCGCCAGTCGCCGAGGTGGCGGTGGTGCAGGAAGAGCACGGTGAACGCCTCGGCGAGCTGCCACGTCACGGTGTGCAGTCCGTGGCGTGCCGTGGCCCGCAGCACCGCGAGGATGTTGGCGCGTTCCGCCTCCAGCCAGTCGAGCGGCGCCGGTCCGCCGGGCTCGGCGAACGGGTCGGGGGCGTCGCGCAGCAGGCCGTCGAGGTCGGCGACGCGCAGCCGGTCGGCCCGTACCGCCCGGTCGGCGAGGGCGGTGAGCGCCAGGTAGTGGGTGGCCACCCGGGCGGTCAGTTCCCGCTCGGCTTCGGGCGGCTCGTGCCGGCGGGCCTGCTCGCGGGCGTGCAGGCGGACGAGGTCGTGGAAGCGGTAGCGGCGGTCCGGGGTGGTCTCCAGCAGGCCGGCCTGGTGCACGGTGGCGAGCAGGGTCCCGGTGTCGTCCGGGGCCAGTCCGGCCGCCGCGGCGGCGGTGCCCAGATCGAAGGTGCGTCCGGGCAGCGAGCCCAGCAGCCGGTACAGGCGGGCGGCGTCGGCGGGCAGTTGCGCGTACGCGGTGGTCAGTACGGCGGACACCGAGTGGTCCCCGGGTAGCGACATGGCGGCCAACCTCCGGCGTTCGTCGGCGAGTTCGGCGGCGAGCGCGGTCGCGGTCAGGTGTGGCTCGGTCAGCAGCCGGGCGGCCACCACGTGCAGCGCCACCGGCAGGCCGGCGCACAGTTCCACCAGCCGTTCCAGGGCGGGGCGTTCGGCCTCGACGGCGTCGGGGCCGAGGCCGAGGCGGTCGGCGAGCACCCGCAGGCCGCTGTCGGGGTCGAGCGGCTCGACGGGCAGCGGCCGGGCGCCGTCCAGTGCGATCAGTTCGCCCAGCGTGCCGTGGCTGGTGACCAGGACGGCGCTGCCGGGTCCGGCCGGGATCAGCGCCCTGACCTGGGCGGGCTGGTCGACGTCGTCGAGGACGACCAGCAGCCGCCGGCCCCGGGAGCGCTGCCGGTACAGCTCGCTGCGGCCGGCCAGCGAGTCCGGCATGCAGGCGTCGCTGACGCCCAGCCCGGTCAGGAACGCGCGCAGCGCTTCGGAGACGTCGCCGCCGGCGCGGTCGCGCAGTTCGGCGAAGTCGGCGAAGAGCTGTCCGTCCGGGAAACGGTCGCGGGCCTCGTGGGCCCAGCGGCGGGCCGTCGCGGTCTTGCCGACCCCGGGCAGGCCACGCAGTACGCCCACCCCGACCAGGCCGGCCGCGCCGAGCCCGGCGGACCAGTGGTCCAGCGCGGCCAGGTCGGCGCGGCGGTTGACGAACCGGACGGTCAGCGGCGGCACCTGGTCGGGTCTGGCCCGGGGCCCGGGTGCGGGCGGCGGCTGGACGACGAAGGTGATCCCGCCGTGGATCTGGCCGGCCTGCACGTTGGGTCCGTGGACGACGTTGCCGGACTGCTCGTTGCGGGTGGGCGGAACGCCGTCGTGGCCGCCGGTCATCGGGCGTCCCGGCGGCCGGAGTCGGGCGGGGTGGTGCCGTGGAAGGTGAGGCCGGTGAAGTTCTGCCCCTGGATGACCGGGCCTTCGAAGACGCCGCCGTTGACGACGTTGTGCACGGTGGCGGAGGGTGGGCTGGCCCCGTACGGTTCGAGTTCGGCCAGGAGCCGGCGCAGTTCGTCGGCGGCGGCGGGGTCGGCCTGGAGCGCCCGGCGCAGCCGCAGCCGCCATTCGGCCTGGATGTCGGCGGCGGTGGCCTCGTCGGCGTCTTCCTCGGCGGCCATGAGTTCGGCCCGGGAGGTGTCCAGTTCCTCCTCCGCCGCCGTGGTGTCCCCGCCGCGCGCGAAGAACCCGGCCACCCGTTTCTTCGCCTGCCCCCAGGCATCCGTCACCATCAGACCCACCAGCGTCGACGCCGCCAGCGTCGCCAACTCGGCATCCACGCGACCCCCTCGCCCCGCAGCCCCGCGACGACCCGTCGGCCGCCGCTCACGCCTGCTCACGGTAGAGAGTCCGACGGTGCGTTGGGTAGGCCCCGCCACGGCGTGGCGCGGATTCGCCGGGGTGGGGTGCGGGTGGCCGGGAACGAGAAATCCCGCCCGATCGGAAGTGATCGGACGGGATCTTCTGATGCGGTGGACCTGAGGGGATTTGAACCCCTGACCCCCTCGATGCGAACGAGGTGCGCTACCGGACTGCGCTACAGGCCCTTGCAACGAGGAAAACTCTAGCATCTTCGCGGGGGTGGTCGTGACCGTCCCATGATCACGAAGGGGCGGGGCGGGTCACTCGTTGGCGGCGCGGGGGCGGTCGTGGGCGGGGGGTTCGGGGTCGGGGGCGGCCTTGGCGTACTGGTCGAACAGCGGGGTGCGGCCCCGGCGCGGGACGGGGCGGGGGCCGGGGCGCTCGGGTCCGTCGGCGGACGGGGACGCGGAGGTGCCGGAGCGGGCGGCGCTCCAGGTGTCCGGGTCGCCGAGGTCCACGCTGCCGGGGGTGCGCGGGGCCACCGGGGCGGTGACGTAGGTGGGCAGCGGCACCGGGACCGGTTCCCAGCCGTCGTCCGGGGTGGCCGTCGCGTGCTGCTGGTCGACCCATTCGGCGTGGTCGGTCTGCTCGACCAGCGCGCGGCGGTCGGCGGTGCGCGGAGACGGCTCGGCGGGCGGACGCGGGCGTTCCCGCTCCCGTTCCGGGGCGGGCACCGGGGCCGGGGCGGGCGGGGGCGCGGCGGCCTCGACGGGCTCGGGGCGCTCCAGGCGTTCCGGGCGCTCCCGGGGGCGTTCACGCAGCCGGCGGGCGGCCTCGGCGGCGCGCCGCTGGTCCATGGTGAACTCGAACCGGCGGCGTTCGGCGCGGCGCAGATGGGCGATGTAGAGGCTGAGCAGCACCCCGGGCACGGCGGGCGCCCACAGGTAGGCCATGCCGCCGACCCCGGCGACCACCGCGCCGGCGGTGAAGGCCAGGAAGAGCACGGTGGTGGTGCGGCGGCGGCGGGCGAGCAGCCGGGCGCGGGCGGCGGCGACCGCGGCGGCCGGACGGGGCGGCCGGACGCCCCGCGGCACCGGCTGGATCTCGGTGGCGGGCAGCGCCTGGGCGCGTACGTCGGCGGCGTGGGCGACGGTGTCGGCCTCGGCGGCGCGGTCGGCCCCGGCGGGGGCGTCGCCGTCGGCCGTGCGTGGCAGGCCGCGGGTCCTGGCGTACCGGCGTTCCATGGCCGCCCGGCCGGACAGCAGCCGGATGGCGGTGCTGAAGCGTTCCGTCGGACGCGCTTCGTTGAGCTCGTCCTGCCTACGGAGCCACATCGGCACCAAGTAGGCAGCCCAGGCCCCGACGATGACTGCGTAGATGAGGCCGCTGCTGCTCACGCCCAACACCGTAGGGGCCGCGGGGACGGGCCAACAGCAATTCGGCGCGGTGTGTCGCACGATCTGGCTGATATGCCGAACTTTTCTTCCGATAGTGGCGCCGTCAGGGCGGGGAATGCGCTCATTCAACCTGCAATAAATCGAACGTGTATTTCATTTATGGGGTACGTCGGGCCGGGGGCGGCCGCGGTGCCAACGGGTGACCATGCCCTCGGGGACCTCGTCGGCGGTGAGGGCGAAGACCAGATGGTCCCGCCAGGCGCCGTCGATGTGGAGATACCGCGGGCGCAGCCCCTCTTCCCGGAAGCCGAGCTTTTCCACCACGCGGCGGCTGGGCGCGTTCTCCGGGCGGATGCACACCTCGACGCGGTGCAGGCCGACGTTGCGGAAGCAGTGGTCGACGGCGAGGGCGACGGCGGTGGGCATGACGCCGCGGCCGGCCACCGCCTGGTCGACCCAGTAGCCGATGTGGGCGGAGCACATCGAGCCCCAGGTGATCCCGGCGACCGTCAACTGCCCGGCGAGGCGCCCCTCGTACTCCACGACGAACGGCAACATCCGCCCGGCGTGGGCCTCGTGGCGCAGGTGGCGGACCATCTGCCGGTAGGTGGGGCGCTGCACCATGTGGCCGGGGGGCGCGGGCGGCACGGTGGCCTCCCAGGGGCGCAGCCATTCGCGGTTGCGCCGGTTGACCTCACGCCAGGCGCGCTGGTCCCGCATCCGGATCGGACGCAGGGTCACCGCGCCGTCGGCGAGTTCGGCGGGCCAGAAACCGTTCAGCTCGGTCTCCCGGGTGTGGTGGGGTGATCACCGCCGCGCAGCTGGTCGACGGCGTGCGTCAGCAGCGGGGCGAGCACCGCGAGGCCGTCGCGTACGCCACCGGTCGAGCCGGGGAGGTTCACCACCAGGGTGCGCCCGGCGACGCCGGCGATGCCACGGGAGAGGACGGCGGTGGGCACCTTGTCCCGGCCGGCGGCGCGTATCGCTTCGGCGATACCGGGGATCTCGTAGTCGACCACGGCACGGGTGACCTCGGGGGTGAGGTCGGTGGGGGTGAGCCCGGTGCCGCCGGTGGTGACCACGACGTCGTACCCGGCGGCGACGGCCTCCCGCAGCGCGCTGCCCACCGGCGCCCCGTCCGGCACGACCCGGGGGCCGTCGACCGTGAAGCCCAGCTCGCACAGCGCGGCGACGATCAGCGGACCGCCGCGGTCGGCGTAGACCCCGGCGGCGGCCCGGTTGGACGCGGTGACCGCGAGCGCCCGGTATCCGGGGGCGTCCTCGGGGCTCATGGACGGCTCCAGTCGCCGGACTTGCCGCCGGTCTTGGACTCCACGCGGATGTCGCTGATCACGGCGGCCTTGTCGACCGCCTTGACCATGTCGACCACGGTGAGGGCGGCGACCGAGACGGCGGTGAGGGCCTCCATCTCGACGCCGGTGCGGTCGGTGGTGCGCACGGTGGCGGCGAGGTGGACGGCGTCGTCGGCGACGGTGAGGTCGACGGTGACGCCGGAGAGGGCGAGCGGGTGGCACAGCGGGATCAGCTCGGGGGTCCGCTTGGCGCCCATGATGCCGGCGATCCGGGCGGTGGCGAGGGCGTCGCCCTTGGGGACGCCCTCGCCGCGCAGCAGTTCCACGACGCGGGGTGAGACGAGCACCCGGCCGGTGGCCCGGGCGGTGCGCGCGGTGACGTCCTTGGCCGTGACGTCCACCATGCGGGCCGCGCCGGCCTCGTCGAGGTGGGTCAGGTGTTCCTGGGGGCTGCTCATGGCTCTCCTGGTCAGGTCCTGTCGCAGTCGCAACGGTACCGGCAGGTACGGACACCCCCG belongs to Streptantibioticus cattleyicolor NRRL 8057 = DSM 46488 and includes:
- the sepX gene encoding divisome protein SepX/GlpR; its protein translation is MSSSGLIYAVIVGAWAAYLVPMWLRRQDELNEARPTERFSTAIRLLSGRAAMERRYARTRGLPRTADGDAPAGADRAAEADTVAHAADVRAQALPATEIQPVPRGVRPPRPAAAVAAARARLLARRRRTTTVLFLAFTAGAVVAGVGGMAYLWAPAVPGVLLSLYIAHLRRAERRRFEFTMDQRRAAEAARRLRERPRERPERLERPEPVEAAAPPPAPAPVPAPERERERPRPPAEPSPRTADRRALVEQTDHAEWVDQQHATATPDDGWEPVPVPLPTYVTAPVAPRTPGSVDLGDPDTWSAARSGTSASPSADGPERPGPRPVPRRGRTPLFDQYAKAAPDPEPPAHDRPRAANE
- a CDS encoding MogA/MoaB family molybdenum cofactor biosynthesis protein, with the protein product MSPEDAPGYRALAVTASNRAAAGVYADRGGPLIVAALCELGFTVDGPRVVPDGAPVGSALREAVAAGYDVVVTTGGTGLTPTDLTPEVTRAVVDYEIPGIAEAIRAAGRDKVPTAVLSRGIAGVAGRTLVVNLPGSTGGVRDGLAVLAPLLTHAVDQLRGGDHPTTPGRPS
- a CDS encoding NB-ARC domain-containing protein, with the protein product MTGGHDGVPPTRNEQSGNVVHGPNVQAGQIHGGITFVVQPPPAPGPRARPDQVPPLTVRFVNRRADLAALDHWSAGLGAAGLVGVGVLRGLPGVGKTATARRWAHEARDRFPDGQLFADFAELRDRAGGDVSEALRAFLTGLGVSDACMPDSLAGRSELYRQRSRGRRLLVVLDDVDQPAQVRALIPAGPGSAVLVTSHGTLGELIALDGARPLPVEPLDPDSGLRVLADRLGLGPDAVEAERPALERLVELCAGLPVALHVVAARLLTEPHLTATALAAELADERRRLAAMSLPGDHSVSAVLTTAYAQLPADAARLYRLLGSLPGRTFDLGTAAAAAGLAPDDTGTLLATVHQAGLLETTPDRRYRFHDLVRLHAREQARRHEPPEAERELTARVATHYLALTALADRAVRADRLRVADLDGLLRDAPDPFAEPGGPAPLDWLEAERANILAVLRATARHGLHTVTWQLAEAFTVLFLHHRHLGDWRESLELGARAAAEDVAPAAEARLRSMLSRPLMDLAEYDRARAELRTATACADAAGNTELAASVREFTGRYWDRFDPAKAVDAYRESLELNLRAGQARGAAIARYFLGCAQDAGGDPRTALETLRAARDGLLARDDLRMAARVTAAIGTAHDHLGETAEAVRALDEAARTLREQRATHYEAQALTALADLLERTGGDRRTLLAALRRAHEILHEGGSPQAPALRARLDRLTGDDYPGD
- a CDS encoding GNAT family N-acetyltransferase — translated: MRDQRAWREVNRRNREWLRPWEATVPPAPPGHMVQRPTYRQMVRHLRHEAHAGRMLPFVVEYEGRLAGQLTVAGITWGSMCSAHIGYWVDQAVAGRGVMPTAVALAVDHCFRNVGLHRVEVCIRPENAPSRRVVEKLGFREEGLRPRYLHIDGAWRDHLVFALTADEVPEGMVTRWHRGRPRPDVPHK
- the moaC gene encoding cyclic pyranopterin monophosphate synthase MoaC encodes the protein MSSPQEHLTHLDEAGAARMVDVTAKDVTARTARATGRVLVSPRVVELLRGEGVPKGDALATARIAGIMGAKRTPELIPLCHPLALSGVTVDLTVADDAVHLAATVRTTDRTGVEMEALTAVSVAALTVVDMVKAVDKAAVISDIRVESKTGGKSGDWSRP